A window from Gossypium raimondii isolate GPD5lz chromosome 7, ASM2569854v1, whole genome shotgun sequence encodes these proteins:
- the LOC105790980 gene encoding receptor-like protein kinase HERK 1 isoform X1: MGCKIIELLIWVSSVLCFQCFARGFTPADNYLIDCGSLANSTVGGRVFMADDLASKLLSTPQRVVGNTSKSIISSAVSRLYQTARIFTGVSMYTFPVSQRGRLWIRLYFNPFVYATYNMSSAKFDVSTENHVLLSSFSVGAHLVKEFSVNITTDSLAIIFTPSENSFAFINALEVVSVPDQLIPDHVRTVKSSVGFQGLMWQALETVARVNVGGPMVSFKNDTLHRTWVPDQSFLIEKNLASTVSNTRAVKYVDGGSTPEIAPVSVYGSCTKMNSLGDPNSNFNVTWEFDVDPGFQHLVRFHFCDIVSTSLNQLYFNVFIDSSMVVRDLDLSAYLGNVLAAAYYMDFVTDSATMNKLRVSIGPSNLRGVYPDAILNGLEIMKLNNSDGSLTGLGTANTSGSSSKKKVGAIVGASVGVAFELLLAGLLFMFCRKRRCVAHQRQSKIWIPFSTNGGTSHTIGSKYSKGTTASVNSNTGYHIPFLAVQEATNNFDESLVIGIGGFGKVYKGELNDGTKVAVKRGNPRSQQGLAEFQTEIEMLSQFRHRHLVSLIGYCDEKNEMILIYEYMENGTLKSHLYGSGHPSLSWKQRLEICIGAARGLHYLHTGYAKAVIHRDVKSANILLDENLMAKVADFGLSKTGPEIDQTHVSTAVKGSFGYLDPEYFRRQQLTEKSDVYSFGVVLFEVLCARPVIDPTLPREMVNLAEWAMKWQKRGQLVQIIDSNLKGKIRSDSLRKFGETAEKCLADSGVDRPSMGDVLWNLEYALQLQEAVQGDPEENSTNMIGELSPQINNFSQLDPTVSSAQFVLSSVDDLSGASMSKVFSQLVKSEGR, translated from the coding sequence atgggTTGTAAGATAATTGAATTGCTCATCTGGGTTTCTTCAGTCTTATGTTTTCAATGCTTTGCTAGAGGGTTTACACCAGCAGACAACTACCTTATTGATTGTGGATCACTAGCTAATAGTACAGTGGGTGGTCGAGTTTTCATGGCTGATGACTTAGCCTCTAAACTCCTTTCTACACCACAACGTGTTGTTGGGAACACTTCGAAATCAATCATCTCTTCTGCCGTTTCACGGCTCTATCAAACAGCTAGAATCTTTACCGGTGTTTCTATGTATACATTTCCAGTCAGCCAACGGGGGAGACTCTGGATTCGCCTTTATTTCAATCCATTTGTTTATGCTACTTACAATATGAGTTCGGCAAAGTTCGATGTTTCCACTGAAAACCATGTCCTTCTCAGCAGTTTCAGTGTTGGAGCTCATCTTGTCAAAGAATTCTCTGTTAATATCACCACCGATAGCCTTGCCATCATATTCACTCCTTCAGAGAATTCATTTGCTTTTATAAATGCCCTGGAAGTTGTTTCAGTTCCTGATCAGCTCATTCCAGACCACGTCCGTACTGTTAAATCATCAGTGGGATTCCAAGGCTTGATGTGGCAGGCACTGGAGACGGTTGCTAGGGTGAATGTGGGGGGACCTATGGTGTCCTTCAAGAACGATACGCTTCATCGAACATGGGTGCCTGATCAGAGTTTCCTTATAGAAAAGAATCTTGCATCAACTGTATCAAATACTAGAGCTGTCAAGTATGTTGATGGTGGATCAACACCAGAGATTGCTCCAGTTTCTGTTTATGGTAGCTGCACCAAGATGAACTCCTTAGGTGACCCCAATAGCAACTTCAATGTGACCTGGGAATTCGATGTGGATCCCGGTTTTCAGCACCTAGTTAGGTTTCATTTTTGTGATATTGTCAGCACTTCTCTTAACCAGCTCTATTTCAATGTTTTCATCGACTCCTCAATGGTTGTGAGGGACCTTGATCTGAGTGCTTATTTGGGTAATGTTTTGGCTGCTGCATATTATATGGATTTTGTTACAGACTCAGCTACTATGAACAAGCTTCGAGTAAGCATCGGTCCATCAAATTTACGTGGTGTTTACCCTGATGCCATACTAAATGGGCTTGAAATCATGAAATTGAACAATTCTGATGGCAGCCTTACTGGCTTGGGAACTGCCAATACTTCTGGTTCAAGTTCAAAGAAGAAAGTTGGTGCCATAGTGGGTGCCAGTGTTGGGGTGGCTTTTGAACTGCTGTTGGCAGGACTTCTATTTATGTTTTGTAGAAAAAGAAGATGTGTGGCACACCAGAGGCAATCGAAGATATGGATTCCTTTTTCAACTAATGGAGGAACTTCCCACACTATAGGGAGCAAATACTCCAAAGGAACAACTGCTAGTGTCAATTCGAATACTGGCTATCACATTCCTTTTCTGGCTGTTCAAGAAGCCAccaataattttgatgaaagtTTGGTCATTGGGATTGGCGGTTTCGGTAAGGTATACAAGGGAGAACTGAATGACGGTACAAAAGTTGCTGTTAAAAGGGGAAATCCCCGGTCCCAACAAGGACTTGCCGAGTTCCAGACTGAAATTGAGATGCTATCCCAGTTCCGTCACCGCCATTTAGTTTCTTTAATTGGTTATTGTGATGAAAAGAATGAGATGATCTTGATTTATGAATATATGGAGAATGGTACACTCAAGAGTCATCTCTATGGTTCGGGCCATCCAAGTTTAAGTTGGAAACAAAGGCTTGAAATATGCATTGGAGCAGCTAGAGGACTCCATTACCTTCACACAGGCTATGCGAAAGCAGTTATTCATCGTGATGTGAAGTCCGCGAATATCTTACTTGATGAGAATCTCATGGCCAAGGTTGCGGATTTCGGGCTGTCAAAGACAGGACCTGAAATCGATCAGACCCATGTCAGTACAGCCGTGAAAGGAAGTTTTGGATACCTGGATCCAGAATATTTCAGAAGGCAACAACTGACAGAAAAATCTGATGTATATTCATTTGGAGTGGTTTTGTTTGAAGTTCTTTGTGCAAGACCAGTAATAGATCCTACTCTTCCAAGGGAAATGGTAAATCTAGCTGAATGGGCAATGAAATGGCAGAAAAGAGGACAGTTGGTGCAAATAATTGATTCTAATCTCAAAGGAAAGATCAGGTCTGATTCTCTTAGGAAGTTTGGAGAAACTGCTGAGAAATGCTTAGCTGATTCCGGTGTCGACAGGCCTTCCATGGGGGATGTTTTATGGAATCTGGAGTATGCTCTTCAACTTCAGGAGGCTGTTCAAGGCGATCCTGAAGAGAACAGTACGAACATGATCGGTGAACTTTCTCcacaaattaacaatttcagTCAGCTTGATCCAACAGTTTCTTCTGCACAGTTTGTGTTGTCGAGTGTGGATGACCTCTCAGGTGCTTCAATGAGTAAAGTGTTCTCACAGCTGGTGAAGTCTGAAGGCAGGTGA
- the LOC105790989 gene encoding ankyrin repeat-containing protein At5g02620: MERPTTEQPSVPARRKKMTKQLTGKRDDTALHSAARAGNLAAVKEILTGIEEDALKEQLAKQNQSGETALYVAAEYGYVDLVKEMINYYDLVNAGIKARNGFDALHIAAKQGDLDILKVLLAAHPELAMTVDLSNTTALHTAATQGHLENVKFLLEVGSSLAIIARSNGKTPLHSAARNGHLDVVKALLACEPGIAPRIDKKGQTALHMAVKGQSLAVVEELIRVNPSLMINMVDTKGNTSLHIATRKGRAQIVKLLLGYKETDIKAVNRCGETAFDIAEKTGNLEIASMLQQHGVQSARAIKPAATNPARELKQTVSDIKHEVHYQLEHTLQTRKQVQGIAKRINKMHSEGLNNAINSTTVVAVLIATVAFAAIFTVPGQYVDDPNDIPPGDSLGEANIAPKPAFIIFFIFDSIALFISLAVVVVQTSVVVIDSKGKKQMMAIINKLMWLACVLVSVAFLALSFIVVGKDEKWLAIGVTIIGTSIMATTLGTMCYWVIRHRIEASNMRSIRRSSQASRSRSWTMSVMSDSEILNNEFKKMYAI, translated from the exons aTGGAGAGACCAACAACTGAGCAGCCAAGTGTTCCGGCTCGTAGGAAAAAAATGACCAAACAGTTAACGGGAAAACGCGATGATACAGCTCTACATTCAGCGGCAAGAGCTGGGAATCTTGCAGCGGTGAAAGAAATCCTTACAGGTATTGAGGAGGATGCATTGAAGGAGCAGTTAGCTAAACAGAACCAGTCCGGCGAAACTGCGCTTTATGTTGCGGCCGAATACGGTTATGTGGATTTGGTTAAAGAGATGATTAACTATTACGATCTTGTTAATGCTGGGATCAAAGCGAGAAATGGGTTTGATGCACTCCACATTGCTGCTAAACAAGGAGATTTAG ATATATTGAAAGTGCTACTAGCAGCCCATCCGGAACTGGCTATGACTGTCGATTTATCGAACACCACGGCTCTTCACACGGCGGCGACTCAAGGCCATCTTGAGAATGTGAAGTTCTTGTTGGAGGTAGGTAGTAGCTTGGCTATAATAGCAAGGAGTAATGGTAAAACGCCTTTACATTCTGCAGCAAGGAATGGTCATTTGGATGTTGTGAAGGCACTTTTGGCTTGTGAACCTGGGATTGCTCCTAGGATTGATAAGAAAGGGCAAACCGCGCTTCACATGGCGGTGAAGGGGCAGAGTCTTGCTGTGGTGGAGGAATTGATAAGGGTGAATCCTTCATTGATGATAAACATGGTTGATACCAAGGGTAACACAAGCTTGCATATAGCCACCAGGAAGGGAAGAGCTCAG ATTGTTAAATTGCTACTTGGATATAAAGAAACCGACATTAAAGCTGTTAACAGATGTGGCGAAACCGCTTTCGACATTGCTGAGAAAACCGGCAACCTGGAGATTGCATCCATGCTGCAACAGCATGGGGTTCAAAGTGCTCGAGCCATCAAGCCGGCAGCAACGAACCCAGCTCGAGAGTTAAAACAAACTGTGAGTGATATAAAGCATGAAGTGCACTATCAACTAGAACACACCCTCCAAACCCGAAAACAAGTGCAAGGCATAGCCAAAAGAATCAACAAAATGCATTCTGAAGGTCTTAACAATGCAATAAACTCCACCACTGTGGTTGCTGTCCTAATCGCTACCGTTGCTTTTGCAGCCATCTTCACTGTCCCTGGCCAATATGTCGATGACCCGAATGACATTCCGCCCGGCGACTCCCTTGGAGAAGCAAATATAGCTCCAAAGCCTGCTTTTATAATCTTCTTCATCTTTGATTCGATTGCCCTCTTCATTTCTCTGGCTGTTGTGGTGGTTCAGACCTCAGTTGTAGTGATTGACAGCAAGGGAAAGAAGCAGATGATGGCAATTATCAACAAGTTAATGTGGTTGGCTTGTGTGCTTGTTTCAGTGGCATTCTTGGCCTTGTCATTTATTGTAGTTGGCAAAGATGAAAAGTGGCTTGCAATTGGAGTGACAATTATAGGAACAAGTATAATGGCCACTACTTTAGGCACTATGTGTTATTGGGTGATTAGGCATCGGATCGAGGCTTCAAATATGAGAAGTATACGAAGATCATCACAGGCGAGCCGGTCACGATCTTGGACAATGTCTGTGATGTCAGATTCTGAGATtctaaataatgaatttaagaaaatgTACGCGATTTAA
- the LOC105790980 gene encoding receptor-like protein kinase HERK 1 isoform X2: protein MADDLASKLLSTPQRVVGNTSKSIISSAVSRLYQTARIFTGVSMYTFPVSQRGRLWIRLYFNPFVYATYNMSSAKFDVSTENHVLLSSFSVGAHLVKEFSVNITTDSLAIIFTPSENSFAFINALEVVSVPDQLIPDHVRTVKSSVGFQGLMWQALETVARVNVGGPMVSFKNDTLHRTWVPDQSFLIEKNLASTVSNTRAVKYVDGGSTPEIAPVSVYGSCTKMNSLGDPNSNFNVTWEFDVDPGFQHLVRFHFCDIVSTSLNQLYFNVFIDSSMVVRDLDLSAYLGNVLAAAYYMDFVTDSATMNKLRVSIGPSNLRGVYPDAILNGLEIMKLNNSDGSLTGLGTANTSGSSSKKKVGAIVGASVGVAFELLLAGLLFMFCRKRRCVAHQRQSKIWIPFSTNGGTSHTIGSKYSKGTTASVNSNTGYHIPFLAVQEATNNFDESLVIGIGGFGKVYKGELNDGTKVAVKRGNPRSQQGLAEFQTEIEMLSQFRHRHLVSLIGYCDEKNEMILIYEYMENGTLKSHLYGSGHPSLSWKQRLEICIGAARGLHYLHTGYAKAVIHRDVKSANILLDENLMAKVADFGLSKTGPEIDQTHVSTAVKGSFGYLDPEYFRRQQLTEKSDVYSFGVVLFEVLCARPVIDPTLPREMVNLAEWAMKWQKRGQLVQIIDSNLKGKIRSDSLRKFGETAEKCLADSGVDRPSMGDVLWNLEYALQLQEAVQGDPEENSTNMIGELSPQINNFSQLDPTVSSAQFVLSSVDDLSGASMSKVFSQLVKSEGR from the coding sequence ATGGCTGATGACTTAGCCTCTAAACTCCTTTCTACACCACAACGTGTTGTTGGGAACACTTCGAAATCAATCATCTCTTCTGCCGTTTCACGGCTCTATCAAACAGCTAGAATCTTTACCGGTGTTTCTATGTATACATTTCCAGTCAGCCAACGGGGGAGACTCTGGATTCGCCTTTATTTCAATCCATTTGTTTATGCTACTTACAATATGAGTTCGGCAAAGTTCGATGTTTCCACTGAAAACCATGTCCTTCTCAGCAGTTTCAGTGTTGGAGCTCATCTTGTCAAAGAATTCTCTGTTAATATCACCACCGATAGCCTTGCCATCATATTCACTCCTTCAGAGAATTCATTTGCTTTTATAAATGCCCTGGAAGTTGTTTCAGTTCCTGATCAGCTCATTCCAGACCACGTCCGTACTGTTAAATCATCAGTGGGATTCCAAGGCTTGATGTGGCAGGCACTGGAGACGGTTGCTAGGGTGAATGTGGGGGGACCTATGGTGTCCTTCAAGAACGATACGCTTCATCGAACATGGGTGCCTGATCAGAGTTTCCTTATAGAAAAGAATCTTGCATCAACTGTATCAAATACTAGAGCTGTCAAGTATGTTGATGGTGGATCAACACCAGAGATTGCTCCAGTTTCTGTTTATGGTAGCTGCACCAAGATGAACTCCTTAGGTGACCCCAATAGCAACTTCAATGTGACCTGGGAATTCGATGTGGATCCCGGTTTTCAGCACCTAGTTAGGTTTCATTTTTGTGATATTGTCAGCACTTCTCTTAACCAGCTCTATTTCAATGTTTTCATCGACTCCTCAATGGTTGTGAGGGACCTTGATCTGAGTGCTTATTTGGGTAATGTTTTGGCTGCTGCATATTATATGGATTTTGTTACAGACTCAGCTACTATGAACAAGCTTCGAGTAAGCATCGGTCCATCAAATTTACGTGGTGTTTACCCTGATGCCATACTAAATGGGCTTGAAATCATGAAATTGAACAATTCTGATGGCAGCCTTACTGGCTTGGGAACTGCCAATACTTCTGGTTCAAGTTCAAAGAAGAAAGTTGGTGCCATAGTGGGTGCCAGTGTTGGGGTGGCTTTTGAACTGCTGTTGGCAGGACTTCTATTTATGTTTTGTAGAAAAAGAAGATGTGTGGCACACCAGAGGCAATCGAAGATATGGATTCCTTTTTCAACTAATGGAGGAACTTCCCACACTATAGGGAGCAAATACTCCAAAGGAACAACTGCTAGTGTCAATTCGAATACTGGCTATCACATTCCTTTTCTGGCTGTTCAAGAAGCCAccaataattttgatgaaagtTTGGTCATTGGGATTGGCGGTTTCGGTAAGGTATACAAGGGAGAACTGAATGACGGTACAAAAGTTGCTGTTAAAAGGGGAAATCCCCGGTCCCAACAAGGACTTGCCGAGTTCCAGACTGAAATTGAGATGCTATCCCAGTTCCGTCACCGCCATTTAGTTTCTTTAATTGGTTATTGTGATGAAAAGAATGAGATGATCTTGATTTATGAATATATGGAGAATGGTACACTCAAGAGTCATCTCTATGGTTCGGGCCATCCAAGTTTAAGTTGGAAACAAAGGCTTGAAATATGCATTGGAGCAGCTAGAGGACTCCATTACCTTCACACAGGCTATGCGAAAGCAGTTATTCATCGTGATGTGAAGTCCGCGAATATCTTACTTGATGAGAATCTCATGGCCAAGGTTGCGGATTTCGGGCTGTCAAAGACAGGACCTGAAATCGATCAGACCCATGTCAGTACAGCCGTGAAAGGAAGTTTTGGATACCTGGATCCAGAATATTTCAGAAGGCAACAACTGACAGAAAAATCTGATGTATATTCATTTGGAGTGGTTTTGTTTGAAGTTCTTTGTGCAAGACCAGTAATAGATCCTACTCTTCCAAGGGAAATGGTAAATCTAGCTGAATGGGCAATGAAATGGCAGAAAAGAGGACAGTTGGTGCAAATAATTGATTCTAATCTCAAAGGAAAGATCAGGTCTGATTCTCTTAGGAAGTTTGGAGAAACTGCTGAGAAATGCTTAGCTGATTCCGGTGTCGACAGGCCTTCCATGGGGGATGTTTTATGGAATCTGGAGTATGCTCTTCAACTTCAGGAGGCTGTTCAAGGCGATCCTGAAGAGAACAGTACGAACATGATCGGTGAACTTTCTCcacaaattaacaatttcagTCAGCTTGATCCAACAGTTTCTTCTGCACAGTTTGTGTTGTCGAGTGTGGATGACCTCTCAGGTGCTTCAATGAGTAAAGTGTTCTCACAGCTGGTGAAGTCTGAAGGCAGGTGA